In Micromonospora sp. WMMA1363, a genomic segment contains:
- a CDS encoding PucR family transcriptional regulator, whose protein sequence is MAAVFPTVREVLALEPVRHGAPRLVAGDAGLDRLVRWVHVAEVPDIATLLGGGELVLTTGIGLPADDAGLRAFIGDLADVGVSGLVVELGRRYVGGVPRVMAAAAERRGLPLAELRRATPFVRITEAVHALIVDAQLTELRATEEIHQRFTELSVEGADPGEVVRQAAELSGCPVVLENLSRQVLAYDPAGESAELLLDGWEQHSRRIRPAGRTAYDVDSGWLVTVVGARGQDWGRLLLRWPGDGELTTGATRRPADVPGEGDPPVGGPAAGGPVVADARTGGAEAGAPATRRGRPDTPPTRLTILVERAASTLALGRLIRRDAEGLERQLHRTLLTALLDHAHPVDEVALRARALGVLLERRHLVGVVVRYRGDDPAVEGGPGDGGLAAANPAAGPARLRDLAEAVGHALRDARLTALTSALDDHAVGALLALPDAAAEQRALTAFAAALRRVRPDAFVPRPIEAARAAGTPVSALVVAAGSGVDSLREARRSLVEARQIADAARRDRRDLPIFRLPHVGLAGLLHLLRDEPRLQIFVERELGALLAYDAQHPRERLLGTLRAYLEQGRNKSAGAAAAHLSRPAFYERLARIGRVLDVDLDSVDACLSLHVALLALDAIRTP, encoded by the coding sequence TTGGCGGCCGTGTTTCCCACCGTCCGTGAGGTCCTCGCGCTGGAGCCGGTGCGCCACGGTGCGCCGCGCCTGGTCGCCGGTGACGCCGGGTTGGACCGGCTGGTGCGGTGGGTGCACGTGGCGGAGGTGCCCGACATCGCCACCCTACTCGGCGGGGGCGAACTGGTGCTGACCACCGGGATCGGGCTGCCGGCCGACGACGCCGGGCTGCGGGCGTTCATCGGCGACCTGGCCGACGTCGGGGTGTCCGGCCTGGTGGTCGAGCTGGGCCGCCGGTATGTCGGCGGAGTGCCCCGGGTGATGGCCGCCGCCGCCGAGCGGCGCGGGCTACCCCTGGCCGAGCTGCGGCGTGCCACGCCGTTCGTGCGGATCACCGAGGCCGTGCACGCGTTGATCGTCGACGCCCAGCTGACCGAGCTGCGGGCCACCGAGGAAATCCACCAGCGCTTTACCGAGCTGTCGGTGGAGGGCGCCGACCCGGGTGAGGTGGTCCGGCAGGCGGCCGAACTGTCCGGCTGCCCGGTGGTGCTGGAGAACCTGTCCCGGCAGGTGCTCGCGTACGATCCGGCTGGGGAGAGCGCCGAACTGCTGCTCGACGGCTGGGAGCAGCACTCGCGCCGGATCCGGCCGGCCGGGCGGACCGCGTACGACGTGGACAGCGGCTGGTTGGTCACCGTGGTCGGCGCCCGGGGGCAGGACTGGGGGCGGCTGCTGCTGCGCTGGCCCGGCGACGGCGAGTTGACCACGGGGGCGACGCGGCGACCGGCGGACGTTCCGGGCGAGGGCGACCCGCCGGTGGGCGGGCCGGCCGCGGGCGGGCCGGTGGTGGCGGACGCCCGCACGGGCGGGGCCGAGGCCGGCGCGCCGGCGACGAGGCGTGGTCGCCCGGACACCCCGCCGACCCGGCTGACGATCCTGGTGGAACGGGCGGCGTCGACCCTGGCGCTGGGCCGGCTCATCCGCCGTGACGCGGAGGGCCTGGAACGGCAGCTGCACCGCACCCTGCTCACCGCCCTGCTCGACCACGCCCACCCGGTGGACGAGGTGGCGCTGCGGGCCCGGGCCCTCGGCGTGCTGCTGGAACGCCGGCACCTGGTGGGCGTGGTGGTCCGATACCGCGGCGACGACCCGGCCGTCGAGGGCGGCCCGGGTGACGGCGGCCTCGCGGCGGCCAACCCGGCGGCCGGGCCGGCCCGGCTGCGGGACCTCGCCGAGGCGGTCGGCCACGCGTTGCGGGACGCCAGGTTGACGGCGTTGACCAGTGCGCTCGACGACCACGCGGTGGGTGCCCTGCTCGCGCTGCCGGACGCGGCGGCCGAGCAGCGGGCGTTGACCGCCTTCGCCGCGGCGCTGCGACGCGTCCGCCCCGACGCGTTCGTACCGCGACCGATCGAGGCCGCGCGGGCGGCCGGCACGCCGGTCAGCGCGCTCGTCGTCGCTGCCGGCTCCGGTGTGGACAGCCTGCGGGAGGCGCGGCGCTCCCTGGTCGAGGCGCGGCAGATCGCCGATGCCGCCCGCCGGGACCGCCGAGACCTGCCGATCTTCCGGCTGCCGCACGTCGGGCTCGCCGGCCTGCTGCACCTGCTGCGGGACGAGCCACGCCTGCAGATCTTCGTCGAGCGGGAGCTGGGCGCCCTCCTGGCGTACGACGCGCAGCATCCCCGGGAGCGATTGCTCGGCACCCTTCGGGCATACCTGGAGCAGGGCCGGAACAAGTCGGCGGGCGCGGCGGCGGCGCACCTGTCCCGCCCGGCGTTCTACGAGCGCCTGGCCCGGATCGGCCGGGTCCTTGACGTCGACCTCGACTCGGTCGACGCCTGCCTGTCGTTGCACGTGGCTCTGCTCGCCCTGGACGCCATCCGCACCCCGTGA
- a CDS encoding N,N-dimethylformamidase beta subunit family domain-containing protein produces the protein MARIHRRLALGLLAGGASAAALGAGYVVGRPHADALFEWPRPQEDRQPGDDWWPADGPPAADDERRQIQGYASATSVAPGDPLDFHVSVNPGGRYRISIYRLGWHGGVGARRMLTSPELSGIGQPVPPADPSNGVIACRWPVSWSLRVPSDWTSGLYQAVFTSAGGWRACTPFVVRDDRRAAAICVVLPVTTWQAYNQWPLDQRNGTSLYPGFDGWRACGGGGSAG, from the coding sequence ATGGCTCGGATCCATCGACGCCTGGCGCTTGGCCTGCTGGCCGGCGGCGCCTCCGCGGCAGCCCTCGGTGCGGGGTACGTCGTCGGCCGGCCCCACGCTGACGCACTGTTCGAATGGCCTCGGCCGCAGGAGGATCGCCAGCCCGGCGACGACTGGTGGCCGGCGGACGGCCCGCCCGCGGCGGACGACGAGCGCCGGCAGATTCAGGGATACGCCTCCGCGACCAGCGTCGCCCCCGGCGACCCCCTGGACTTCCACGTCTCGGTCAACCCGGGCGGCAGGTACCGGATCTCCATTTACCGGCTGGGCTGGCATGGTGGAGTCGGTGCCCGCCGGATGCTGACCAGCCCCGAGCTCAGCGGCATCGGTCAACCCGTGCCGCCGGCCGACCCGAGCAACGGCGTCATCGCCTGCCGCTGGCCCGTGTCCTGGTCCCTGCGGGTGCCAAGCGACTGGACCTCCGGTCTTTACCAGGCGGTCTTCACCTCGGCCGGCGGCTGGCGTGCCTGCACTCCGTTCGTCGTGCGGGACGACCGCCGGGCGGCCGCGATCTGCGTGGTATTGCCGGTGACCACCTGGCAGGCATACAACCAGTGGCCGCTCGACCAGCGAAACGGCACGAGCCTCTACCCCGGCTTCGACGGTTGGCGGGCATGCGGCGGTGGCGGATCTGCGGGTTGA
- a CDS encoding IS1634 family transposase, translating into MYLRKIQRRNKDGSVVRYLQLAHNRRVGGTTQAEVLVNFGREDRLDVDGLRRLVASINRYLGEEDEVAASLGAEEAGPLTVEFSRPLGASWLLDGLWKLLGIDTALASRIDGRKFRTDVERTIFALVANRAIAPASKLAAAEWATRDQVIPGLDALAEQHAYRAMDLLVAADVHAAVQEAVFFSAAHLLNLEVDLVFFDTTSTYFERDTADDPDGESSSLRQYGHSKDHRKDLPQIVIGLAVTREGIPVRCWTWPGGTNDQTVITEVKDGLRDWRLGRVVTVCDTGFSSEANQSYLRRAGGHYITGIKMREGSHRADQALARQGRYQEVRDNLRVKEVRLDGDEGRRFIICHNPTEAERDAARREDQLTAIREELTRIKTAREADATKAKAKAAKTGKRPTAPSDAPHRKAECALRDHPALGRWLKQHPTTGRLSIDTAKVAAEARLDGKYLLATSDPDLSAEDIALGYKNLLEAERAFRTLKSTLDLRPVYHRLDERIRAHVLLCWLALLLIRVAERRTQQSWPKIAAELGRIHQVTLSGPAGSLQQTTRLTDTQTKLFTDCGVPLPPKMSSLKTAE; encoded by the coding sequence ATGTACTTGCGGAAGATCCAACGGCGGAACAAGGACGGGTCGGTGGTGCGATACCTCCAACTCGCCCACAACCGACGGGTCGGCGGCACCACGCAGGCCGAGGTGCTGGTCAACTTCGGCCGCGAGGACCGTCTGGACGTCGACGGGTTGCGCCGCCTGGTCGCCTCCATCAACCGCTACCTCGGCGAGGAGGACGAGGTCGCCGCGTCGCTGGGCGCCGAGGAGGCCGGGCCGCTGACGGTGGAGTTCTCCCGGCCGCTCGGGGCGAGCTGGCTGCTCGACGGGCTGTGGAAACTGTTGGGCATCGACACCGCCCTGGCCTCCCGCATCGACGGGCGCAAGTTCCGCACCGACGTCGAGCGCACGATCTTCGCGCTGGTCGCCAACCGGGCCATCGCCCCCGCCTCCAAGCTCGCCGCCGCCGAGTGGGCCACCCGCGACCAGGTCATCCCCGGCCTGGACGCACTGGCCGAGCAGCACGCCTACCGCGCCATGGACCTGCTCGTCGCCGCCGATGTCCACGCCGCCGTGCAGGAAGCGGTGTTCTTCTCCGCCGCACACCTGCTCAACCTCGAAGTCGACCTGGTCTTCTTCGACACCACCTCCACCTACTTCGAACGCGACACTGCGGACGACCCGGACGGCGAGAGCTCCAGCCTGCGCCAGTACGGGCACTCCAAGGACCACCGCAAGGACCTGCCCCAGATCGTCATCGGACTGGCCGTCACCCGCGAGGGCATCCCCGTGCGCTGCTGGACCTGGCCCGGCGGCACCAACGACCAGACCGTGATCACCGAGGTCAAGGACGGCCTGCGCGACTGGCGGCTCGGCCGGGTGGTCACCGTCTGCGACACCGGATTCTCCTCCGAGGCCAACCAGTCCTACCTGCGCCGGGCCGGCGGCCACTACATCACCGGCATCAAGATGCGCGAAGGCTCCCACCGCGCCGACCAGGCCCTGGCCCGCCAGGGCCGCTACCAGGAAGTACGCGACAACCTGCGCGTCAAAGAGGTCCGCCTCGACGGCGACGAGGGCAGACGCTTCATCATCTGCCACAACCCCACCGAGGCCGAACGCGATGCCGCCCGACGCGAAGACCAACTCACCGCGATCCGCGAGGAGTTGACGCGCATCAAGACCGCCCGGGAAGCCGACGCGACCAAGGCGAAGGCCAAGGCCGCCAAGACCGGCAAGCGCCCCACGGCCCCCTCGGACGCCCCGCACCGCAAGGCCGAGTGCGCGCTGCGCGACCACCCTGCCCTCGGCCGCTGGCTCAAGCAGCACCCCACCACCGGACGGCTGTCCATCGACACCGCCAAGGTCGCCGCCGAGGCCCGCCTGGACGGCAAGTACCTCCTCGCCACCAGCGACCCCGACCTGTCCGCCGAGGACATCGCGCTCGGCTACAAGAACCTCCTCGAAGCCGAACGCGCCTTCCGCACCCTGAAATCCACCCTCGACCTGCGGCCGGTCTACCACCGCCTCGACGAGCGGATACGCGCTCACGTGCTGCTGTGCTGGCTCGCCTTGCTACTGATCCGCGTCGCTGAGCGCCGCACCCAGCAGTCCTGGCCCAAGATCGCCGCCGAACTCGGCCGGATCCACCAGGTCACCCTCTCCGGCCCGGCCGGCAGCCTCCAGCAGACCACCCGGCTCACCGACACCCAGACCAAACTCTTCACCGACTGCGGTGTCCCGCTCCCGCCAAAGATGAGCAGCCTCAAGACCGCCGAATAG
- a CDS encoding IS1380 family transposase, with protein sequence MSKSSGWDQRLQVAAGGKGLVGHAGAVLLRRCADRTGLAWALNAVLPRGAGPGWWDRGTVLICLATAIVLGATSMSDIGLLAHQALVFAEPPSEATVRRALAGLDETALRRIAKARAKARARVWELLERRPQGFPWLLVAGKLLTGWVVIDLDATLITAHSDKQGAAATFKKGFGFHPLGAWCANTSESLAMLLRPGNAGSNTVVDHIRVLGEAVAQLPVRYRRKILVRVDGAGATHDLVTHLEQMNRLWRSVKFTVGWTITDADETAIAVLPADAWTSSLEPDGNATDQAQVAELTGLNQRVGNWIDGLRLIVRRTRPSTRHVRNLTDLEKRTGWRYAIVATNIRRIHGVAGSHQPQWLDVLHRSHAGVEDQVRTNKAMGLRNLPSKAWTVNRGWVLAANIAADLAAWTRLLGLHDQPDLADAEPGTLRYRLLHLPAKLASHARRKILSIPDTWPWAEAFQLCWHRLVLQRRVVASGADHSLVGCGGCAGGRVVGCRVGGVVLPVRASV encoded by the coding sequence GTGAGTAAGAGTAGCGGGTGGGATCAGCGGCTGCAGGTCGCGGCGGGTGGGAAGGGTTTGGTCGGGCATGCCGGCGCGGTTTTGCTGCGGCGGTGCGCGGACCGGACCGGGCTGGCCTGGGCGTTGAACGCGGTGCTGCCTCGCGGTGCGGGGCCGGGGTGGTGGGACCGGGGCACGGTCTTGATCTGCCTGGCGACCGCGATCGTGCTCGGCGCGACCAGCATGTCCGACATCGGGCTGCTCGCCCATCAGGCGCTGGTGTTCGCCGAGCCACCGTCGGAAGCGACCGTGCGCCGTGCTCTGGCCGGCCTCGACGAGACCGCCCTGCGCCGGATCGCCAAGGCGCGGGCGAAGGCCCGCGCCCGGGTCTGGGAGCTTCTCGAGCGCCGGCCGCAGGGGTTTCCGTGGCTGCTGGTGGCGGGCAAGCTGCTGACCGGGTGGGTGGTCATCGATCTGGACGCCACCCTGATCACCGCTCACTCCGACAAGCAGGGCGCGGCGGCCACGTTCAAGAAAGGCTTCGGGTTCCACCCCCTCGGGGCGTGGTGCGCGAACACCAGTGAGAGCCTGGCCATGCTGCTGCGGCCGGGCAACGCCGGCTCGAACACCGTGGTTGATCACATCCGGGTGTTGGGTGAGGCGGTCGCCCAACTGCCGGTCAGATACCGGCGCAAGATCCTGGTGCGGGTCGACGGGGCCGGCGCCACCCACGACCTGGTGACCCACCTGGAGCAGATGAACCGGCTGTGGCGCAGCGTGAAGTTCACTGTCGGCTGGACGATCACCGACGCCGACGAGACCGCGATCGCCGTGCTGCCCGCCGATGCCTGGACCAGCAGCCTCGAACCCGACGGTAATGCCACCGATCAGGCGCAGGTCGCCGAGCTGACCGGCCTCAACCAGCGGGTCGGCAACTGGATCGACGGGCTACGGCTGATCGTGCGGCGGACCAGACCGTCCACCCGACACGTCAGGAACCTAACCGACCTGGAGAAACGTACCGGCTGGCGGTACGCGATCGTCGCCACCAACATCCGCCGCATCCACGGCGTGGCCGGCTCTCACCAGCCGCAATGGCTCGACGTGCTGCACCGTTCGCACGCCGGAGTGGAAGATCAGGTGCGCACGAACAAGGCCATGGGCCTGCGAAACCTGCCCTCGAAGGCCTGGACCGTCAACCGCGGCTGGGTCCTAGCCGCGAACATCGCCGCCGATCTGGCCGCCTGGACCCGACTGCTCGGCCTGCACGACCAGCCCGACCTCGCCGACGCCGAACCCGGCACCCTGCGCTACCGGCTGCTGCACCTACCCGCCAAGCTGGCCAGCCACGCCCGCCGGAAGATCCTGTCCATCCCCGACACCTGGCCCTGGGCTGAGGCGTTCCAACTCTGCTGGCACCGCCTAGTACTGCAACGGCGGGTCGTAGCTTCGGGTGCTGATCATTCGTTGGTTGGTTGTGGTGGATGCGCGGGTGGTCGGGTCGTGGGATGCCGGGTTGGAGGAGTTGTTCTTCCGGTTCGCGCATCGGTTTGA
- a CDS encoding IS701 family transposase: MVGSWDAGLEELFFRFAHRFERVEPRRRAWAYVRGLLAPLERRNGWTLAEQAGHVSPDGLQGMLCSAAWDRDAVRDDVRDYVVDQIGDAAGVLIADETGFVKKGRASAGVQRQYSGTAGKTENCQIGTFLCYATPRGRALIDRELYLPKSWTGDRDRCRRSAIPDAVGFATKPQQAQAMLERAVTAGVPFSWFTADEAYGQNPGLRGWLEDRDIAYVMATRRDDRVPSGLHTTTGVDELIGRVRAGAWQRLSCGDGAHGPRRYDWARLPIRRTFAHGRRGWVLARRSITDPGDIAYYVCFGPRGTRLRDLVRVAGSRWSVEESFQTAKNEVGLDQYQVRRYDAWYAHITLAMAAAAFLVVTRALEAAKGAPPQTSAARSR; encoded by the coding sequence GTGGTCGGGTCGTGGGATGCCGGGTTGGAGGAGTTGTTCTTCCGGTTCGCGCATCGGTTTGAGCGGGTGGAGCCGCGGCGGCGGGCATGGGCGTATGTGCGGGGGCTACTGGCACCGTTGGAGCGGCGTAACGGCTGGACCCTCGCGGAGCAGGCTGGGCATGTGTCGCCGGACGGGTTGCAGGGCATGTTGTGCAGCGCGGCGTGGGATCGGGACGCGGTCCGCGATGACGTGCGCGATTACGTGGTGGACCAGATCGGCGATGCGGCCGGGGTGCTCATCGCTGACGAGACGGGGTTCGTCAAGAAGGGCCGTGCGTCGGCGGGGGTCCAACGGCAGTATTCGGGTACGGCGGGCAAGACCGAGAACTGCCAGATCGGCACGTTCCTGTGCTACGCCACGCCGCGGGGTCGGGCGTTGATCGATCGGGAGTTGTACCTGCCGAAGTCGTGGACCGGTGATCGGGACCGGTGCCGGCGCTCGGCGATCCCGGACGCCGTCGGGTTCGCGACCAAGCCGCAGCAGGCGCAGGCCATGCTGGAGCGGGCGGTCACCGCGGGGGTGCCGTTTTCGTGGTTCACGGCCGATGAGGCCTACGGGCAGAACCCTGGCCTGCGGGGCTGGTTGGAGGATCGGGACATCGCGTACGTGATGGCCACCCGACGCGACGATCGGGTGCCCTCCGGGCTGCACACCACCACCGGTGTCGACGAGCTGATCGGCAGGGTGCGTGCGGGCGCGTGGCAACGACTGTCGTGTGGTGACGGCGCGCACGGGCCGCGCCGCTACGACTGGGCTCGGCTGCCGATCCGCCGCACCTTTGCCCACGGCCGCCGCGGCTGGGTCCTGGCCCGACGCTCGATCACGGATCCCGGCGACATCGCCTACTACGTCTGCTTCGGCCCCCGCGGCACCCGACTACGCGACCTGGTGCGGGTCGCCGGTAGCCGTTGGTCGGTGGAGGAATCGTTCCAGACCGCGAAGAACGAGGTCGGCCTGGACCAGTACCAGGTCCGCCGCTACGACGCCTGGTACGCCCACATCACCCTCGCGATGGCCGCCGCCGCGTTCCTCGTCGTCACCCGCGCCCTCGAAGCCGCAAAGGGGGCACCACCGCAAACGAGCGCAGCCAGATCCCGCTGA